One region of Pseudoalteromonas galatheae genomic DNA includes:
- the fahA gene encoding fumarylacetoacetase, whose amino-acid sequence MSQINETHDIQLKSWVASANATGTDFPIQNLPFAVFRRKNSNEEFRGGVAIGDQVLDLGAVVDANLLSGDAAEAAEAANAPALNEFMGMGQQYWSALRLALSRALREGSELQSSLEGALVAQDDVEYALPCHIGDYTDFYTSIYHATAVGSLFRPDNPLLPNYKWVPIGYHGRSSSIGVSGQTFPRPKGQTKAPDADTPSFGPCKRLDYELELGIYLGKGNELGDSIAIKDAEDHVFGFCLFNDWSARDLQAWEYQPLGPFLAKNFASTVSPWVVTTEALAPYRTQWHRDENDPQPLEYLESTQNRESGAIDIRMDVLLETEKMRSEGAKPSKLSESSFKHSYWTVAQMVTHHTVNGCNFLPGDMLGSGTQSGPEHEEAGSLLELSRGGKETITLENGEERKFLEDGDKVIMRGWCEANGYNRIGFGSVEGTILPAK is encoded by the coding sequence ATGTCTCAAATTAACGAAACACACGACATCCAATTAAAGAGTTGGGTAGCTAGTGCGAATGCGACTGGAACTGATTTCCCTATTCAAAACTTACCTTTTGCAGTATTTCGCCGTAAGAACAGTAACGAAGAATTTCGTGGCGGTGTTGCGATTGGCGATCAAGTACTAGATCTTGGTGCTGTTGTTGACGCTAACCTACTTTCAGGTGATGCAGCAGAGGCTGCAGAAGCGGCAAATGCCCCAGCATTAAACGAATTTATGGGTATGGGTCAACAGTACTGGTCAGCTCTAAGACTTGCGCTTTCTCGTGCATTACGTGAAGGCTCTGAACTGCAATCGAGCCTAGAAGGCGCATTGGTTGCACAAGATGACGTGGAATATGCTTTACCTTGCCACATTGGCGATTACACCGACTTTTATACCTCTATCTATCACGCAACAGCGGTGGGTAGCCTGTTCCGCCCTGATAACCCTCTGCTACCAAACTACAAGTGGGTACCAATCGGTTATCATGGTCGCTCTTCATCTATAGGTGTTTCAGGTCAAACATTCCCTCGCCCTAAAGGCCAGACTAAAGCACCTGATGCGGATACCCCATCTTTTGGTCCTTGTAAGCGCCTAGACTACGAGCTTGAGCTAGGTATTTATCTAGGTAAAGGTAATGAACTTGGTGACTCTATCGCGATTAAAGATGCTGAAGATCACGTTTTTGGTTTTTGTTTATTTAATGACTGGTCTGCACGTGACTTACAAGCCTGGGAATATCAACCATTAGGTCCATTCCTTGCGAAAAACTTCGCGTCAACGGTTTCTCCTTGGGTTGTAACCACAGAGGCTCTGGCACCATACCGCACTCAATGGCACCGTGATGAAAACGACCCACAACCGCTGGAATACTTAGAATCAACGCAAAACCGCGAGTCTGGTGCTATTGATATTCGCATGGATGTCTTACTAGAGACTGAAAAAATGCGTAGCGAAGGCGCTAAACCAAGCAAATTGTCTGAATCCAGCTTCAAGCACAGCTATTGGACGGTTGCGCAAATGGTGACACATCACACAGTGAATGGCTGTAACTTTTTACCAGGCGATATGCTAGGTTCGGGTACGCAATCAGGCCCTGAGCACGAAGAAGCGGGTTCATTACTCGAACTATCCCGTGGCGGCAAAGAAACCATTACTCTAGAAAATGGCGAAGAACGTAAGTTCTTAGAAGATGGTGATAAAGTAATTATGCGCGGCTGGTGTGAAGCTAATGGCTATAACCGTATCGGTTTTGGTTCTGTTGAAGGCACTATACTTCCAGCAAAATAA
- the hppD gene encoding 4-hydroxyphenylpyruvate dioxygenase, which produces MSEVNNPLGLVGIEFTEYATPDADYMDKVFTDFGFSKLKKFKDKDIVYYNQHDIHFLLNNEREGFSAQFAKSHGPAICSMGWRVENAQKAFDTAVERGAKPATDSTHKDLPYPAIYGIGDSLIYFIENFGDKGSIYEQDFVDLEEQKVVEDKGFKRIDHLTNNVYKGTMETWANFYKDVFGFTEVRYFDIKGQKTALLSYALKSPCGTFSIPINEGKDDNNNQIDEYLDEYNGPGVQHLAFLTDDLVGSLDKLDKSTIATLDIVDHYYDTIFDRVPWVKEDKEKIKQHQILVDSQSEDCYLLQIFTKNLFGPIFIEMIQRVDDGGFGEGNFQALFESIERDQERRGVI; this is translated from the coding sequence ATGAGTGAAGTAAATAATCCACTAGGCCTAGTCGGCATCGAGTTTACAGAATATGCAACACCAGACGCTGATTACATGGATAAGGTATTCACTGACTTTGGATTCTCAAAACTAAAGAAATTTAAAGACAAAGATATCGTTTACTACAACCAGCACGATATTCACTTTTTGTTGAATAACGAGCGTGAAGGCTTCTCGGCACAGTTTGCGAAAAGCCACGGTCCGGCAATTTGTTCTATGGGCTGGCGTGTAGAAAATGCGCAAAAGGCATTTGATACTGCGGTTGAGCGTGGTGCAAAACCAGCGACTGATTCAACACACAAAGACCTACCATACCCAGCGATTTACGGTATTGGCGATAGCCTTATCTATTTCATCGAAAACTTTGGCGATAAAGGCTCTATCTACGAGCAAGACTTCGTAGACCTAGAAGAGCAAAAGGTTGTTGAAGACAAAGGCTTTAAGCGCATCGATCACCTAACAAACAATGTTTATAAAGGAACGATGGAAACTTGGGCTAACTTCTATAAAGACGTATTTGGCTTTACTGAAGTTCGTTACTTTGACATCAAAGGTCAAAAAACGGCGCTACTTTCTTATGCACTTAAGTCACCATGTGGCACCTTCTCTATTCCAATCAACGAAGGTAAAGATGACAACAACAACCAAATCGATGAGTACTTAGATGAGTACAATGGTCCAGGAGTACAGCATTTAGCCTTTTTGACTGACGACTTGGTTGGCTCATTAGATAAGCTCGACAAGAGCACCATTGCCACCTTAGATATCGTAGATCACTACTACGACACTATCTTTGACCGTGTGCCTTGGGTTAAAGAAGATAAAGAAAAGATCAAACAGCACCAAATTCTGGTAGATAGCCAAAGCGAAGATTGCTACCTACTACAGATTTTCACTAAAAATCTGTTTGGCCCAATTTTCATCGAAATGATCCAACGTGTTGACGATGGCGGCTTTGGTGAAGGTAACTTCCAAGCGTTATTCGAGTCAATTGAACGTGACCAAGAGCGCCGTGGCGTGATCTAA
- a CDS encoding peptide MFS transporter, with protein sequence MNSVPKAGEFLGHPKGLFLLFGTEMWERFGYYGMRAILVLYLVAQVQNGGFGWSNADALSLYGTFTMAVYLTPLFGGWLADNVLGQRKAIIIGGILMAAGHFIMGIPHSVVAGQEVNVFYFGLALLCLGNGLFKPNISTMVGDLYQEGDKRRDGAFTIFYMGINLGGALGPLVAGYVAAVVNWQAGFIAAGVGMIISVVMQLILSQKYLGDIGKVPSAKLSQQMSDSLTKEPLTKKEKDRIRVIFTMSVFSIIFWMGFEQAGGLMNLFANDYTNRMFMGFEIPASWFQSLNSIFIIVFAPLVAMIWLKLDNKEPNSPVKFAIGLVFLALGFLTMMLALATEGGEAGDTLQISMIWLVLFYMFHTLGELCLSPIGLSMVSKLAPLRLASLLMGIWFLCTAVANKLAGLVGSFIGEGQEAMKNAMSIFIGLGGVALLSAVLMYLLSNKLVDWMHGAEGKHEPHTQEHYLAEELEVSAEKQ encoded by the coding sequence ATGAATTCAGTTCCGAAGGCCGGAGAATTTCTGGGTCACCCTAAAGGCCTCTTCTTATTATTTGGTACCGAAATGTGGGAGCGCTTTGGCTACTACGGTATGCGTGCCATCTTAGTTCTTTATCTTGTAGCACAAGTACAAAATGGCGGCTTTGGTTGGAGCAATGCCGACGCACTAAGCCTTTACGGCACATTTACCATGGCCGTTTATCTTACTCCGCTGTTTGGTGGTTGGCTTGCAGATAACGTATTAGGTCAGCGTAAAGCCATCATTATTGGTGGTATTTTAATGGCCGCAGGTCATTTTATTATGGGTATTCCTCACAGTGTTGTGGCAGGACAAGAAGTAAACGTCTTCTACTTTGGCTTAGCACTGCTTTGTCTAGGTAATGGCTTATTCAAGCCTAATATCTCAACGATGGTTGGCGATTTATACCAAGAAGGTGACAAGCGCCGTGACGGTGCATTTACTATCTTCTATATGGGTATCAACTTAGGTGGTGCATTAGGTCCACTTGTTGCCGGTTATGTAGCGGCAGTAGTTAACTGGCAGGCTGGCTTTATCGCGGCGGGTGTAGGTATGATCATTTCTGTGGTTATGCAGCTTATCTTAAGCCAGAAATACCTTGGCGATATCGGTAAAGTACCTTCAGCTAAACTTTCTCAACAGATGTCTGACTCTCTGACAAAAGAGCCGCTTACGAAGAAAGAAAAAGATCGTATTCGTGTTATTTTCACTATGAGTGTTTTCTCAATTATCTTCTGGATGGGTTTTGAGCAGGCAGGTGGCCTGATGAACCTATTCGCAAACGACTATACCAACCGTATGTTTATGGGCTTTGAGATCCCTGCTTCTTGGTTCCAGTCGCTGAACTCTATTTTCATCATCGTATTTGCGCCATTAGTAGCCATGATCTGGTTAAAGCTAGATAACAAAGAGCCAAACTCTCCTGTTAAGTTTGCCATTGGCCTTGTTTTCCTTGCGTTAGGCTTCTTAACTATGATGCTAGCACTTGCAACAGAGGGCGGCGAAGCGGGTGACACACTGCAGATCAGCATGATTTGGTTGGTGTTGTTCTATATGTTCCACACACTTGGCGAACTATGTTTATCACCAATCGGTCTTTCTATGGTAAGTAAATTGGCGCCACTACGTTTAGCATCACTACTAATGGGTATTTGGTTCCTATGTACGGCTGTTGCAAACAAACTTGCTGGTCTTGTGGGCTCTTTCATCGGTGAAGGCCAAGAAGCGATGAAAAATGCGATGAGCATCTTCATTGGTTTAGGTGGCGTAGCCTTGCTGTCTGCTGTGTTAATGTATCTATTAAGCAACAAGCTTGTAGATTGGATGCACGGCGCTGAGGGTAAGCACGAACCTCATACGCAAGAGCATTACCTTGCAGAAGAACTAGAAGTATCCGCTGAGAAGCAATAA